From Rutidosis leptorrhynchoides isolate AG116_Rl617_1_P2 chromosome 3, CSIRO_AGI_Rlap_v1, whole genome shotgun sequence, a single genomic window includes:
- the LOC139900323 gene encoding 2-oxoglutarate-dependent dioxygenase DAO-like, with amino-acid sequence MMATKAVPVIDMQKVEGLGEELAKASEEWGCFRIINHGLSIELMAEMKVVAASIFELPEEIKRQTLDVGYGQGYVGRNFISPFYEGFSIDEISSVQRFCDQRNDSSYQREIIYKYTKAIRDLAGLLGRKLMEGSGLAGDLFDGWGCQLRMNKYHYCPESVGLTGAGLHSDPSFLTILQDDENVNGLQIVDKVSGEFVPVDPVLGTLVVNIGDMGKVWSNGRYYNVKHRIWCFEPKTRYSIALFVLGPNGNKVVAPPLFIDSEHPRLYVPIDAREYRNVRISKNLRNGETLELYNTTSASKMSLN; translated from the exons ATGATGGCGACAAAGGCAGTGCCAGTTATCGATATGCAGAAGGTTGAGGGGTTAGGTGAAGAACTAGCGAAAGCAAGCGAGGAATGGGGTTGTTTTAGGATTATCAATCATGGTCTCTCGATCGAGCTCATGGCAGAAATGAAGGTGGTAGCAGCATCAATTTTTGAACTGCCGGAAGAGATCAAGAGGCAGACGCTTGATGTTGGATATGGTCAGGGCTACGTTGGTCGTAACTTTATAAGTCCGTTTTACGAAGGTTTTAGCATTGATGAGATCTCTTCTGTTCAAAGGTTTTGTGATCAGCGTAATGACTCTAGTTATCAAAG GGAGATTATATACAAGTATACAAAAGCTATTCGTGATTTGGCTGGACTTCTTGGACGAAAATTGATGGAAGGTAGCGGTTTGGCTGGGGATTTATTTGATGGATGGGGTTGTCAATTAAGAATGAACAAATATCATTATTGTCCTGAAAGCGTAGGGTTAACAGGGGCAGGCCTGCACTCTGATCCTTCATTTCTAACTATTTTGCAAGACGATGAAAACGTTAATGGTCTACAAATTGTTGACAAAGTATCAGGCGAGTTCGTTCCGGTTGATCCTGTTCTTGGCACACTAGTTGTCAACATCGGAGATATGGGCAAG GTTTGGAGCAATGGGAGATACTACAATGTGAAGCATCGAATATGGTGTTTTGAACCCAAAACTCGTTATTCGATTGCTTTGTTTGTGTTAGGGCCAAATGGCAACAAGGTTGTAGCACCACCATTATTCATCGACTCAGAACACCCTCGTCTTTATGTTCCTATTGATGCCAGGGAATACAGAAACGTTCGCATTTCTAAGAATTTACGCAATGGTGAGACCCTTGAGTTGTATAACACCACTTCGGCATCAAAAATGTCACTAAATTAA